One window of the Peromyscus leucopus breed LL Stock chromosome 17, UCI_PerLeu_2.1, whole genome shotgun sequence genome contains the following:
- the LOC114686690 gene encoding MAU2 chromatid cohesion factor homolog isoform X3, with the protein MLLLMERKLQEVHPLLTLCGQIVENWQGNPIQKESLRVFFLVLQVTHYLDAGQVKSVKPCLKQLQQCIQTISTLHDDEILPSNPADLFHWLPKEHMCVLVYLVTVMHSMQAGYLEKAQKYTDKALMQLEKLKMLDCSPILSSFQVILLEHIIMCRLVTGHKATALQEISQVCQLCQQSPRLFSNHAAQLHTLLGLYCVSVNCMDNAEAQFTTALRLTNHQELWAFIVTNLASVYIREGNRHQEVLYSLLERINPDHSFPVSSHCLRAAAFYVRGLFSFFQGRYNEAKRFLRETLKMSNAEDLNRLTACSLVLLGHIFYVLGNHRESNNMVVPAMQLASKIPDMSVQLWSSALLRDLNKACGNAMDAHEAAQMHQNFSQQLLQDHIEACSLPEHNLITWTDGPPPVQFQAQNGPNTSLASLL; encoded by the exons ATG TTGCTGCTGATGGAACGCAAACTGCAAGAGGTACACCCACTCCTCACACTGTGCGGGCAAATTGTGGAGAACTGGCAAGGCAACCCCATCCAGAAGGAGTCGTTGCGTGTCTTCTTCCTGGTGCTGCAGGTGACCCACTACCTAGATGCTGGGCAG GTGAAGAGTGTCAAGCCATGCCTGAAGCAGCTGCAGCAGTGCATCCAGACCATCTCCACGCTACACGACGATGAGATCCTGCCCAGCAACCCTGCTGACCTCTTCCACTGGTTGCCCAaggagcacatgtgtgtgctcgtCTACCTG GTCACAGTGATGCATTCAATGCAGGCTGGTTACCTGGAGAAGGCACAGAAGTACACAGACAAGGCACTCATGCAGTTGGAAAAGCTCAAGA tgctggaCTGCAGCCCCATCCTGTCATCCTTCCAAGTGATCCTCCTGGAGCATATCATCATGTGCCGGCTCGTCACAGGCCACAAGGCCACTGCACTACAGGAG atCTCCCAGGTCTGCCAGCTATGCCAACAGTCCCCTCGGCTCTTCTCCAACCATGCTGCCCAGTTGCACACACTGCTG GGCCTGTACTGTGTTTCCGTGAACTGCATGGACAATGCTGAAGCCCAATTCACCACAGCCCTGCGG CTCACCAACCACCAGGAGCTGTGGGCCTTCATTGTGACCAACCTTGCGAGTGTGTATATACGGGAAGGAAATAGACACCAAGAGGTA CTGTACAGTTTGCTTGAGAGGATAAACCCAGACCACAGCTTCCCGGTCAG CTCACACTGCCTCCGAGCGGCAGCCTTCTATGTGCGGgggctcttctccttcttccaggGCCGCTACAATGAAGCCAA GCGATTTCTACGAGAAACTCTAAAGATGTcaaatgcagaggacctgaaccGCCTCACAGCCTGTTCACTCGTGCTGCTGGGCCACATCTTCTATGTGCTAGGGAATCACAGG GAGAGTAACAACATGGTGGTGCCTGCCATGCAGCTGGCCAGCAAGATCCCAGACATGTCTGTGCAACTGTGGTCCTCGGCCCTCCTGAGAG ATCTAAACAAGGCATGCGGGAATGCCATGGATGCCCATGAGGCTGCACAGATGCACCAGAACTTCTCACAGCAGCTGCTGCAGGACCACATTGAGGCCTGCAGCCTCCCAGAGCACAACCTCATTACG TGGACAGATGGCCCACCCCCTGTGCAGTTCCAAGCTCAGAATGGACCCAACACCAGCCTGGCCAGCCTTCTGTGA
- the LOC114686690 gene encoding MAU2 chromatid cohesion factor homolog isoform X4: MLLLMERKLQEVHPLLTLCGQIVENWQGNPIQKESLRVFFLVLQVTHYLDAGQVKSVKPCLKQLQQCIQTISTLHDDEILPSNPADLFHWLPKEHMCVLVYLVTVMHSMQAGYLEKAQKYTDKALMQLEKLKMLDCSPILSSFQVILLEHIIMCRLVTGHKATALQEISQVCQLCQQSPRLFSNHAAQLHTLLGLYCVSVNCMDNAEAQFTTALRLTNHQELWAFIVTNLASVYIREGNRHQELYSLLERINPDHSFPVSSHCLRAAAFYVRGLFSFFQGRYNEAKRFLRETLKMSNAEDLNRLTACSLVLLGHIFYVLGNHRESNNMVVPAMQLASKIPDMSVQLWSSALLRDLNKACGNAMDAHEAAQMHQNFSQQLLQDHIEACSLPEHNLITWTDGPPPVQFQAQNGPNTSLASLL; this comes from the exons ATG TTGCTGCTGATGGAACGCAAACTGCAAGAGGTACACCCACTCCTCACACTGTGCGGGCAAATTGTGGAGAACTGGCAAGGCAACCCCATCCAGAAGGAGTCGTTGCGTGTCTTCTTCCTGGTGCTGCAGGTGACCCACTACCTAGATGCTGGGCAG GTGAAGAGTGTCAAGCCATGCCTGAAGCAGCTGCAGCAGTGCATCCAGACCATCTCCACGCTACACGACGATGAGATCCTGCCCAGCAACCCTGCTGACCTCTTCCACTGGTTGCCCAaggagcacatgtgtgtgctcgtCTACCTG GTCACAGTGATGCATTCAATGCAGGCTGGTTACCTGGAGAAGGCACAGAAGTACACAGACAAGGCACTCATGCAGTTGGAAAAGCTCAAGA tgctggaCTGCAGCCCCATCCTGTCATCCTTCCAAGTGATCCTCCTGGAGCATATCATCATGTGCCGGCTCGTCACAGGCCACAAGGCCACTGCACTACAGGAG atCTCCCAGGTCTGCCAGCTATGCCAACAGTCCCCTCGGCTCTTCTCCAACCATGCTGCCCAGTTGCACACACTGCTG GGCCTGTACTGTGTTTCCGTGAACTGCATGGACAATGCTGAAGCCCAATTCACCACAGCCCTGCGG CTCACCAACCACCAGGAGCTGTGGGCCTTCATTGTGACCAACCTTGCGAGTGTGTATATACGGGAAGGAAATAGACACCAAGAG CTGTACAGTTTGCTTGAGAGGATAAACCCAGACCACAGCTTCCCGGTCAG CTCACACTGCCTCCGAGCGGCAGCCTTCTATGTGCGGgggctcttctccttcttccaggGCCGCTACAATGAAGCCAA GCGATTTCTACGAGAAACTCTAAAGATGTcaaatgcagaggacctgaaccGCCTCACAGCCTGTTCACTCGTGCTGCTGGGCCACATCTTCTATGTGCTAGGGAATCACAGG GAGAGTAACAACATGGTGGTGCCTGCCATGCAGCTGGCCAGCAAGATCCCAGACATGTCTGTGCAACTGTGGTCCTCGGCCCTCCTGAGAG ATCTAAACAAGGCATGCGGGAATGCCATGGATGCCCATGAGGCTGCACAGATGCACCAGAACTTCTCACAGCAGCTGCTGCAGGACCACATTGAGGCCTGCAGCCTCCCAGAGCACAACCTCATTACG TGGACAGATGGCCCACCCCCTGTGCAGTTCCAAGCTCAGAATGGACCCAACACCAGCCTGGCCAGCCTTCTGTGA
- the LOC114686690 gene encoding MAU2 chromatid cohesion factor homolog isoform X2, translated as MEEALAAMVIAFSPLQQLHTLEKDLVSACDLLGVGAEYARVVGSEYTRALFLLSKGMLLLMERKLQEVHPLLTLCGQIVENWQGNPIQKESLRVFFLVLQVTHYLDAGQVKSVKPCLKQLQQCIQTISTLHDDEILPSNPADLFHWLPKEHMCVLVYLVTVMHSMQAGYLEKAQKYTDKALMQLEKLKMLDCSPILSSFQVILLEHIIMCRLVTGHKATALQEISQVCQLCQQSPRLFSNHAAQLHTLLGLYCVSVNCMDNAEAQFTTALRLTNHQELWAFIVTNLASVYIREGNRHQELYSLLERINPDHSFPVSSHCLRAAAFYVRGLFSFFQGRYNEAKRFLRETLKMSNAEDLNRLTACSLVLLGHIFYVLGNHRESNNMVVPAMQLASKIPDMSVQLWSSALLRDLNKACGNAMDAHEAAQMHQNFSQQLLQDHIEACSLPEHNLITWTDGPPPVQFQAQNGPNTSLASLL; from the exons ATGGAGGAGGCGTTGGCAGCCATGGTCATTGCTTTTTCCCCTCTTCAGCAACTGCACACACTGGAAAAGGACCTGGTATCAGCCTGTGACCTCCTGGGCGTGGGGGCTGAGTATGCCCGAGTGGTGGGATCTGAATATACACG GGCACTATTCCTGCTCAGCAAAGGGATG TTGCTGCTGATGGAACGCAAACTGCAAGAGGTACACCCACTCCTCACACTGTGCGGGCAAATTGTGGAGAACTGGCAAGGCAACCCCATCCAGAAGGAGTCGTTGCGTGTCTTCTTCCTGGTGCTGCAGGTGACCCACTACCTAGATGCTGGGCAG GTGAAGAGTGTCAAGCCATGCCTGAAGCAGCTGCAGCAGTGCATCCAGACCATCTCCACGCTACACGACGATGAGATCCTGCCCAGCAACCCTGCTGACCTCTTCCACTGGTTGCCCAaggagcacatgtgtgtgctcgtCTACCTG GTCACAGTGATGCATTCAATGCAGGCTGGTTACCTGGAGAAGGCACAGAAGTACACAGACAAGGCACTCATGCAGTTGGAAAAGCTCAAGA tgctggaCTGCAGCCCCATCCTGTCATCCTTCCAAGTGATCCTCCTGGAGCATATCATCATGTGCCGGCTCGTCACAGGCCACAAGGCCACTGCACTACAGGAG atCTCCCAGGTCTGCCAGCTATGCCAACAGTCCCCTCGGCTCTTCTCCAACCATGCTGCCCAGTTGCACACACTGCTG GGCCTGTACTGTGTTTCCGTGAACTGCATGGACAATGCTGAAGCCCAATTCACCACAGCCCTGCGG CTCACCAACCACCAGGAGCTGTGGGCCTTCATTGTGACCAACCTTGCGAGTGTGTATATACGGGAAGGAAATAGACACCAAGAG CTGTACAGTTTGCTTGAGAGGATAAACCCAGACCACAGCTTCCCGGTCAG CTCACACTGCCTCCGAGCGGCAGCCTTCTATGTGCGGgggctcttctccttcttccaggGCCGCTACAATGAAGCCAA GCGATTTCTACGAGAAACTCTAAAGATGTcaaatgcagaggacctgaaccGCCTCACAGCCTGTTCACTCGTGCTGCTGGGCCACATCTTCTATGTGCTAGGGAATCACAGG GAGAGTAACAACATGGTGGTGCCTGCCATGCAGCTGGCCAGCAAGATCCCAGACATGTCTGTGCAACTGTGGTCCTCGGCCCTCCTGAGAG ATCTAAACAAGGCATGCGGGAATGCCATGGATGCCCATGAGGCTGCACAGATGCACCAGAACTTCTCACAGCAGCTGCTGCAGGACCACATTGAGGCCTGCAGCCTCCCAGAGCACAACCTCATTACG TGGACAGATGGCCCACCCCCTGTGCAGTTCCAAGCTCAGAATGGACCCAACACCAGCCTGGCCAGCCTTCTGTGA
- the LOC114686690 gene encoding MAU2 chromatid cohesion factor homolog isoform X1 produces the protein MEEALAAMVIAFSPLQQLHTLEKDLVSACDLLGVGAEYARVVGSEYTRALFLLSKGMLLLMERKLQEVHPLLTLCGQIVENWQGNPIQKESLRVFFLVLQVTHYLDAGQVKSVKPCLKQLQQCIQTISTLHDDEILPSNPADLFHWLPKEHMCVLVYLVTVMHSMQAGYLEKAQKYTDKALMQLEKLKMLDCSPILSSFQVILLEHIIMCRLVTGHKATALQEISQVCQLCQQSPRLFSNHAAQLHTLLGLYCVSVNCMDNAEAQFTTALRLTNHQELWAFIVTNLASVYIREGNRHQEVLYSLLERINPDHSFPVSSHCLRAAAFYVRGLFSFFQGRYNEAKRFLRETLKMSNAEDLNRLTACSLVLLGHIFYVLGNHRESNNMVVPAMQLASKIPDMSVQLWSSALLRDLNKACGNAMDAHEAAQMHQNFSQQLLQDHIEACSLPEHNLITWTDGPPPVQFQAQNGPNTSLASLL, from the exons ATGGAGGAGGCGTTGGCAGCCATGGTCATTGCTTTTTCCCCTCTTCAGCAACTGCACACACTGGAAAAGGACCTGGTATCAGCCTGTGACCTCCTGGGCGTGGGGGCTGAGTATGCCCGAGTGGTGGGATCTGAATATACACG GGCACTATTCCTGCTCAGCAAAGGGATG TTGCTGCTGATGGAACGCAAACTGCAAGAGGTACACCCACTCCTCACACTGTGCGGGCAAATTGTGGAGAACTGGCAAGGCAACCCCATCCAGAAGGAGTCGTTGCGTGTCTTCTTCCTGGTGCTGCAGGTGACCCACTACCTAGATGCTGGGCAG GTGAAGAGTGTCAAGCCATGCCTGAAGCAGCTGCAGCAGTGCATCCAGACCATCTCCACGCTACACGACGATGAGATCCTGCCCAGCAACCCTGCTGACCTCTTCCACTGGTTGCCCAaggagcacatgtgtgtgctcgtCTACCTG GTCACAGTGATGCATTCAATGCAGGCTGGTTACCTGGAGAAGGCACAGAAGTACACAGACAAGGCACTCATGCAGTTGGAAAAGCTCAAGA tgctggaCTGCAGCCCCATCCTGTCATCCTTCCAAGTGATCCTCCTGGAGCATATCATCATGTGCCGGCTCGTCACAGGCCACAAGGCCACTGCACTACAGGAG atCTCCCAGGTCTGCCAGCTATGCCAACAGTCCCCTCGGCTCTTCTCCAACCATGCTGCCCAGTTGCACACACTGCTG GGCCTGTACTGTGTTTCCGTGAACTGCATGGACAATGCTGAAGCCCAATTCACCACAGCCCTGCGG CTCACCAACCACCAGGAGCTGTGGGCCTTCATTGTGACCAACCTTGCGAGTGTGTATATACGGGAAGGAAATAGACACCAAGAGGTA CTGTACAGTTTGCTTGAGAGGATAAACCCAGACCACAGCTTCCCGGTCAG CTCACACTGCCTCCGAGCGGCAGCCTTCTATGTGCGGgggctcttctccttcttccaggGCCGCTACAATGAAGCCAA GCGATTTCTACGAGAAACTCTAAAGATGTcaaatgcagaggacctgaaccGCCTCACAGCCTGTTCACTCGTGCTGCTGGGCCACATCTTCTATGTGCTAGGGAATCACAGG GAGAGTAACAACATGGTGGTGCCTGCCATGCAGCTGGCCAGCAAGATCCCAGACATGTCTGTGCAACTGTGGTCCTCGGCCCTCCTGAGAG ATCTAAACAAGGCATGCGGGAATGCCATGGATGCCCATGAGGCTGCACAGATGCACCAGAACTTCTCACAGCAGCTGCTGCAGGACCACATTGAGGCCTGCAGCCTCCCAGAGCACAACCTCATTACG TGGACAGATGGCCCACCCCCTGTGCAGTTCCAAGCTCAGAATGGACCCAACACCAGCCTGGCCAGCCTTCTGTGA